A window of the Phaseolus vulgaris cultivar G19833 chromosome 5, P. vulgaris v2.0, whole genome shotgun sequence genome harbors these coding sequences:
- the LOC137835627 gene encoding myb-related protein 2-like isoform X4 yields MYHHHRHQGKNIHSTSRMPIPSERHMFLQTGNGSGDSGLVLSTDAKPRLKWTPDLHARFIEAVNQLGGADKATPKTVMKLMGISGLTLYHLKSHLQKYRLSKNLHGQSNNVTHKMTTSATTGERLSETSGTHMSKLSLGPQANNHANFQCLLSKDLHIGEALQMQIEVQRRLNEQLEVQKHLQLRIEAQGKYLQSVLEKAQDTLGRQNLGIIGLETAKVQLSELVSKVSSQCLNSAFSELKELQGFCPQQTHTNQPNDCSMDSCLTSCDILQKEQKIQNSLRQFNSHVFMEQKESTDARNNLRNSELKWCDDGKKNTFLAPLSKTEERRKYAAETGPGNLSMSIGLERETENRSSMYPESLIKESQSEGEFQHRNRIKTETMKAVDEKVCQDYRMPASYFVATRLDLNNHGDNEAATTCKQLDLNRFSWS; encoded by the exons ATGTACCATCATCACCGACACCAAGGAAAAAACATTCATTCTACTTCCAGAATGCCAATCCCCTCTGAGAGGCACATGTTCCTTCAAACAGGAAATGGGTCTGGAGATTCTGGACTTGTGCTTTCAACTGATGCAAAGCCAAGATTAAAATGGACACCAGATCTTCATGCCAGATTCATAGAAGCAGTAAATCAGTTAGGGGGAGCTGACA AAGCAACTCCAAAAACAGTAATGAAACTCATGGGGATTTCAGGGCTTACCTTATATCATTTAAAGAGCCATCTTCAG AAGTATAGATTGAGCAAGAATCTGCATGGACAAAGCAACAACGTGACACACAAAATGA CAACAAGTGCAACCACTGGGGAGAGACTTTCTGAAACCAGTGGAACTCACATGAGCAAATTAAGCCTTGGACCGCAGGCTAACAA TCATGCTAATTTTCAATGCCTTCTATCCAAAGATTTGCATATAGGCGAGGCACTGCAAATGCAGATTGAGGTGCAGAGAAGGCTCAATGAACAACTTGAG GTACAAAAACACCTGCAGCTTAGGATAGAGGCCCAAGGAAAATACCTTCAGTCTGTGTTGGAGAAAGCTCAGGATACTCTTGGCAGACAGAATTTGGGAATAATAGGACTTGAAACTGCCAAAGTTCAACTATCAGAGCTGGTGTCCAAAGTCTCATCTCAGTGCCTTAACTCAGCATTCTCAGAGCTGAAGGAATTGCAAGGATTTTGCCCTCAGCAAACACATACCAACCAGCCAAACGATTGCTCAATGGACAGTTGCCTCACATCCTGTGACATATTACAAAAGGAGCAAAAGATTCAAAATAGCCTAAGACAATTCAACAGCCATGTGTTCATGGAACAAAAGGAAAGCACAGATGCTCGCAACAATCTTAGGAACTCTGAACTGAAGTGGTGTGATGATGGAAAAAAGAACACCTTCCTTGCCCCATTGAGCAAAactgaagaaagaagaaagtatGCCGCTGAAACCGGTCCTGGCAACTTATCCATGTCCATTGGACTTGAAAGAGAAACAGAAAATAGAAGCAGCATGTATCCTGAAAGCCTGATCAAAGAAAGCCAGTCAGAAGGAGAGTTCCAACACCGAAACAGAATCAAGACAGAAACAATGAAAGCAGTGGATGAAAAAGTTTGTCAAGATTATAGAATGCCAGCTTCTTACTTTGTAGCAACAAGATTGGACCTAAACAACCATGGAGACAATGAAGCTGCAACCACTTGTAAACAACTGGACTTGAATAGATTCAGTTGGAGCTAA
- the LOC137835627 gene encoding myb-related protein 2-like isoform X2: MYHHHRHQGKNIHSTSRMPIPSERHMFLQTGNGSGDSGLVLSTDAKPRLKWTPDLHARFIEAVNQLGGADSEYTRPLVHHQILRIVEFKFTNAHYNISIAEATPKTVMKLMGISGLTLYHLKSHLQKYRLSKNLHGQSNNVTHKMTTSATTGERLSETSGTHMSKLSLGPQANNHANFQCLLSKDLHIGEALQMQIEVQRRLNEQLEVQKHLQLRIEAQGKYLQSVLEKAQDTLGRQNLGIIGLETAKVQLSELVSKVSSQCLNSAFSELKELQGFCPQQTHTNQPNDCSMDSCLTSCDILQKEQKIQNSLRQFNSHVFMEQKESTDARNNLRNSELKWCDDGKKNTFLAPLSKTEERRKYAAETGPGNLSMSIGLERETENRSSMYPESLIKESQSEGEFQHRNRIKTETMKAVDEKVCQDYRMPASYFVATRLDLNNHGDNEAATTCKQLDLNRFSWS; encoded by the exons ATGTACCATCATCACCGACACCAAGGAAAAAACATTCATTCTACTTCCAGAATGCCAATCCCCTCTGAGAGGCACATGTTCCTTCAAACAGGAAATGGGTCTGGAGATTCTGGACTTGTGCTTTCAACTGATGCAAAGCCAAGATTAAAATGGACACCAGATCTTCATGCCAGATTCATAGAAGCAGTAAATCAGTTAGGGGGAGCTGACAGTGAGTACACACGTCCCCTTGTGCATCACCAAATCTTGAGGATCGTAGAATTTAAGTTCACTAATGCACATTACAATATTTCTATTGCAGAAGCAACTCCAAAAACAGTAATGAAACTCATGGGGATTTCAGGGCTTACCTTATATCATTTAAAGAGCCATCTTCAG AAGTATAGATTGAGCAAGAATCTGCATGGACAAAGCAACAACGTGACACACAAAATGA CAACAAGTGCAACCACTGGGGAGAGACTTTCTGAAACCAGTGGAACTCACATGAGCAAATTAAGCCTTGGACCGCAGGCTAACAA TCATGCTAATTTTCAATGCCTTCTATCCAAAGATTTGCATATAGGCGAGGCACTGCAAATGCAGATTGAGGTGCAGAGAAGGCTCAATGAACAACTTGAG GTACAAAAACACCTGCAGCTTAGGATAGAGGCCCAAGGAAAATACCTTCAGTCTGTGTTGGAGAAAGCTCAGGATACTCTTGGCAGACAGAATTTGGGAATAATAGGACTTGAAACTGCCAAAGTTCAACTATCAGAGCTGGTGTCCAAAGTCTCATCTCAGTGCCTTAACTCAGCATTCTCAGAGCTGAAGGAATTGCAAGGATTTTGCCCTCAGCAAACACATACCAACCAGCCAAACGATTGCTCAATGGACAGTTGCCTCACATCCTGTGACATATTACAAAAGGAGCAAAAGATTCAAAATAGCCTAAGACAATTCAACAGCCATGTGTTCATGGAACAAAAGGAAAGCACAGATGCTCGCAACAATCTTAGGAACTCTGAACTGAAGTGGTGTGATGATGGAAAAAAGAACACCTTCCTTGCCCCATTGAGCAAAactgaagaaagaagaaagtatGCCGCTGAAACCGGTCCTGGCAACTTATCCATGTCCATTGGACTTGAAAGAGAAACAGAAAATAGAAGCAGCATGTATCCTGAAAGCCTGATCAAAGAAAGCCAGTCAGAAGGAGAGTTCCAACACCGAAACAGAATCAAGACAGAAACAATGAAAGCAGTGGATGAAAAAGTTTGTCAAGATTATAGAATGCCAGCTTCTTACTTTGTAGCAACAAGATTGGACCTAAACAACCATGGAGACAATGAAGCTGCAACCACTTGTAAACAACTGGACTTGAATAGATTCAGTTGGAGCTAA
- the LOC137835627 gene encoding myb-related protein 2-like isoform X1: MYHHHRHQGKNIHSTSRMPIPSERHMFLQTGNGSGDSGLVLSTDAKPRLKWTPDLHARFIEAVNQLGGADSEYTRPLVHHQILRIVEFKFTNAHYNISIAEATPKTVMKLMGISGLTLYHLKSHLQKYRLSKNLHGQSNNVTHKMTTSATTGERLSETSGTHMSKLSLGPQANNSHANFQCLLSKDLHIGEALQMQIEVQRRLNEQLEVQKHLQLRIEAQGKYLQSVLEKAQDTLGRQNLGIIGLETAKVQLSELVSKVSSQCLNSAFSELKELQGFCPQQTHTNQPNDCSMDSCLTSCDILQKEQKIQNSLRQFNSHVFMEQKESTDARNNLRNSELKWCDDGKKNTFLAPLSKTEERRKYAAETGPGNLSMSIGLERETENRSSMYPESLIKESQSEGEFQHRNRIKTETMKAVDEKVCQDYRMPASYFVATRLDLNNHGDNEAATTCKQLDLNRFSWS; encoded by the exons ATGTACCATCATCACCGACACCAAGGAAAAAACATTCATTCTACTTCCAGAATGCCAATCCCCTCTGAGAGGCACATGTTCCTTCAAACAGGAAATGGGTCTGGAGATTCTGGACTTGTGCTTTCAACTGATGCAAAGCCAAGATTAAAATGGACACCAGATCTTCATGCCAGATTCATAGAAGCAGTAAATCAGTTAGGGGGAGCTGACAGTGAGTACACACGTCCCCTTGTGCATCACCAAATCTTGAGGATCGTAGAATTTAAGTTCACTAATGCACATTACAATATTTCTATTGCAGAAGCAACTCCAAAAACAGTAATGAAACTCATGGGGATTTCAGGGCTTACCTTATATCATTTAAAGAGCCATCTTCAG AAGTATAGATTGAGCAAGAATCTGCATGGACAAAGCAACAACGTGACACACAAAATGA CAACAAGTGCAACCACTGGGGAGAGACTTTCTGAAACCAGTGGAACTCACATGAGCAAATTAAGCCTTGGACCGCAGGCTAACAA CAGTCATGCTAATTTTCAATGCCTTCTATCCAAAGATTTGCATATAGGCGAGGCACTGCAAATGCAGATTGAGGTGCAGAGAAGGCTCAATGAACAACTTGAG GTACAAAAACACCTGCAGCTTAGGATAGAGGCCCAAGGAAAATACCTTCAGTCTGTGTTGGAGAAAGCTCAGGATACTCTTGGCAGACAGAATTTGGGAATAATAGGACTTGAAACTGCCAAAGTTCAACTATCAGAGCTGGTGTCCAAAGTCTCATCTCAGTGCCTTAACTCAGCATTCTCAGAGCTGAAGGAATTGCAAGGATTTTGCCCTCAGCAAACACATACCAACCAGCCAAACGATTGCTCAATGGACAGTTGCCTCACATCCTGTGACATATTACAAAAGGAGCAAAAGATTCAAAATAGCCTAAGACAATTCAACAGCCATGTGTTCATGGAACAAAAGGAAAGCACAGATGCTCGCAACAATCTTAGGAACTCTGAACTGAAGTGGTGTGATGATGGAAAAAAGAACACCTTCCTTGCCCCATTGAGCAAAactgaagaaagaagaaagtatGCCGCTGAAACCGGTCCTGGCAACTTATCCATGTCCATTGGACTTGAAAGAGAAACAGAAAATAGAAGCAGCATGTATCCTGAAAGCCTGATCAAAGAAAGCCAGTCAGAAGGAGAGTTCCAACACCGAAACAGAATCAAGACAGAAACAATGAAAGCAGTGGATGAAAAAGTTTGTCAAGATTATAGAATGCCAGCTTCTTACTTTGTAGCAACAAGATTGGACCTAAACAACCATGGAGACAATGAAGCTGCAACCACTTGTAAACAACTGGACTTGAATAGATTCAGTTGGAGCTAA
- the LOC137835627 gene encoding myb-related protein 2-like isoform X3 has product MYHHHRHQGKNIHSTSRMPIPSERHMFLQTGNGSGDSGLVLSTDAKPRLKWTPDLHARFIEAVNQLGGADKATPKTVMKLMGISGLTLYHLKSHLQKYRLSKNLHGQSNNVTHKMTTSATTGERLSETSGTHMSKLSLGPQANNSHANFQCLLSKDLHIGEALQMQIEVQRRLNEQLEVQKHLQLRIEAQGKYLQSVLEKAQDTLGRQNLGIIGLETAKVQLSELVSKVSSQCLNSAFSELKELQGFCPQQTHTNQPNDCSMDSCLTSCDILQKEQKIQNSLRQFNSHVFMEQKESTDARNNLRNSELKWCDDGKKNTFLAPLSKTEERRKYAAETGPGNLSMSIGLERETENRSSMYPESLIKESQSEGEFQHRNRIKTETMKAVDEKVCQDYRMPASYFVATRLDLNNHGDNEAATTCKQLDLNRFSWS; this is encoded by the exons ATGTACCATCATCACCGACACCAAGGAAAAAACATTCATTCTACTTCCAGAATGCCAATCCCCTCTGAGAGGCACATGTTCCTTCAAACAGGAAATGGGTCTGGAGATTCTGGACTTGTGCTTTCAACTGATGCAAAGCCAAGATTAAAATGGACACCAGATCTTCATGCCAGATTCATAGAAGCAGTAAATCAGTTAGGGGGAGCTGACA AAGCAACTCCAAAAACAGTAATGAAACTCATGGGGATTTCAGGGCTTACCTTATATCATTTAAAGAGCCATCTTCAG AAGTATAGATTGAGCAAGAATCTGCATGGACAAAGCAACAACGTGACACACAAAATGA CAACAAGTGCAACCACTGGGGAGAGACTTTCTGAAACCAGTGGAACTCACATGAGCAAATTAAGCCTTGGACCGCAGGCTAACAA CAGTCATGCTAATTTTCAATGCCTTCTATCCAAAGATTTGCATATAGGCGAGGCACTGCAAATGCAGATTGAGGTGCAGAGAAGGCTCAATGAACAACTTGAG GTACAAAAACACCTGCAGCTTAGGATAGAGGCCCAAGGAAAATACCTTCAGTCTGTGTTGGAGAAAGCTCAGGATACTCTTGGCAGACAGAATTTGGGAATAATAGGACTTGAAACTGCCAAAGTTCAACTATCAGAGCTGGTGTCCAAAGTCTCATCTCAGTGCCTTAACTCAGCATTCTCAGAGCTGAAGGAATTGCAAGGATTTTGCCCTCAGCAAACACATACCAACCAGCCAAACGATTGCTCAATGGACAGTTGCCTCACATCCTGTGACATATTACAAAAGGAGCAAAAGATTCAAAATAGCCTAAGACAATTCAACAGCCATGTGTTCATGGAACAAAAGGAAAGCACAGATGCTCGCAACAATCTTAGGAACTCTGAACTGAAGTGGTGTGATGATGGAAAAAAGAACACCTTCCTTGCCCCATTGAGCAAAactgaagaaagaagaaagtatGCCGCTGAAACCGGTCCTGGCAACTTATCCATGTCCATTGGACTTGAAAGAGAAACAGAAAATAGAAGCAGCATGTATCCTGAAAGCCTGATCAAAGAAAGCCAGTCAGAAGGAGAGTTCCAACACCGAAACAGAATCAAGACAGAAACAATGAAAGCAGTGGATGAAAAAGTTTGTCAAGATTATAGAATGCCAGCTTCTTACTTTGTAGCAACAAGATTGGACCTAAACAACCATGGAGACAATGAAGCTGCAACCACTTGTAAACAACTGGACTTGAATAGATTCAGTTGGAGCTAA
- the LOC137835630 gene encoding large ribosomal subunit protein uL1 → MSKLQSDALREAISGIMGDSKEKNRNFVETIELQIGLKNYDPQKDKRFSGSVKLPHIPRPKMKICMLGDAQHVEEAEKIGLDYMDVEALKKLNKNKKLVKKLAKKYHAFLASEAVIKQIPRLLGPGLNKAGKFPTLVTHQESLESKVNETKAMVKFQLKKVLCMGVAVGNVSMDEKQIFQNVQLSVNFLVSLLKKNWQNVRCLYLKSTMGKSYRVF, encoded by the exons ATGAG TAAGCTTCAGAGTGATGCTCTAAGGGAAGCTATCTCTGGTATCATGGGTGATTCCAAAGAGAAGAACCGGAATTTTGTGGAGACTATTGAACTCCAAATTGGGCTGAAAAACTATGATCCCCAAAAGGACAAGCGTTTCAGTGGCTCTGTTAAGTTGCCTCATATTCCTCGCCCCAAGATGAAGATTTGCATGCTTGGAGATGCCCAACACGTTGAGGAG GCAGAGAAGATAGGATTGGACTACATGGATGTTGAGGCGTTGAAGAAGCTtaacaaaaataagaaattggtgaaaaagttagCTAAAAAGTATCATGCGTTTTTAGCCTCTGAAGCCGTTATTAAGCAGATTCCTCGTCTCCTAGGACCTGGTCTCAACAAGGCAG GGAAGTTCCCGACCCTTGTGACTCACCAAGAATCTCTCGAGTCAAAGGTTAATGAGACTAAGGCTATGGTCAAATTCCAGCTTAAGAAGGTGCTCTGTATGGGAGTAGCTGTGGGGAATGTTAGCATGGATGAAAAACAAATCTTTCAAAATGTACAACTGAGCGTTAACTTCCTTGTCTCACTGCTGAAAAAGAACTGGCAGAAT GTTAGGTGCTTGTATCTGAAGAGCACCATGGGGAAATCGTACCGTGTCTTTTAA